In Streptomyces sp. 71268, the DNA window GACCGTGACCAGTGCCGGGAGATCGCCGCCTGGTACGACGAGCCAGGGCGGTTCAGGTCCACGATCGACATGGGCCGCTACGGGTTCGGCTTCGGCCAGTACCGGTACTTCGACCACCCGATACCCGAGCCCGTCGCCGCGCTGCGCGCCGCGTTCTACCCGTACCTGCTGCGCATCGCCCGGGACTGGGCGACCAAGCTGCGCCGCACCGCCCCCTGGCCCGAGACGCTCGACGCCTGGCTCGACGCCTGCCACGCGGCCGGCCAGACCAAGCCCACCCCCATCCTGCTGCGGTACGGCAAGGGCGGCTGGAACGCGCTCCACCGCGACCTGTACGGCGATCTCGTCTTCCCGCTCCAGGTGGTCATCGGTCTCGACGAGCCGGGCACCGACTACACGGGCGGCGAGTTCCTGCTGGTCGAGCAGCGGCCACGGGCCCAGTCCCGTGGCACGGCGACGCTGCTGCCGCAGGGCCACGGGTTGATCTTCACCACGCGGGACCGCCCGGTGCGCTCCACCCGTGGCTTCGCCACCGCCCCGATGCGGCACGGCGTGAGCCTGGTGCGTTCGGGCCACCGGCACACGCTCGGCCTGGTCTTCCACGACGCGGCCTGATGGGATGGGTGGGGTGAGCACCCCGCGCCGCCCGGACCGCGCGGCCGGCCCCACCTCCCTCGGGGACCGGCTGTGGTACGTGGCCTACGGCTCCAACCTGCACGCCGCACGGCTGGCCTGCTACCTCGGCGGCGGCGTGCCACCGGGCGGGACCGTGGCACACGTCGGCTGCCGCGACCCGAGGCCACCGGAGCGCAGCCTGCCGGTCATGCTGCCCGGCTGCCTGTACTTCGCGACGCGCTCGCCCCGCTGGGGCGGTGGCCGGGCCTTCCACGACCCGGACGCCACCGGTGAGACCGCCGCCCGCGCCTACCTGCTGACCCGCTCGCAGTTCTCCGACATCGCGGCCCAGGAGATGTACCGCGCCCCCGGCAGCGGTCGCGACCTGGATCTGACCGAGGTGGTGGCGGCCGGGCGGGCCAGCGTGGGGCCCGGCCGGTACGAGACGCTGGTGTGCCCTGGCGCGCTGGACGGCCTCCCCATGGTGACCTTCACCGCCCCGTGGCGGGTTGGCGAGCTGCCGCCGCTGGCGCCCTCCGCGCCGTACCTGCGCCACCTGGCCGCCGGCCTGCGGGAGGCGCACGGTTGGAGCGCGGCCCGCGCGGCGCGCTACCTGGCCGCCTGCTCCGGCGCGGCCGGCCACTGGGCCGAGCCGGACATCGCCGCCCTGCTCACCGCGCCCGAGGAGGCCGGCGCCGGGCCCGCGTCCGTGGCCGACGCGGGCCCACCCCGGGCGGGCCCGCTGCCGCGCTGAGCGCCGGGCCGCCACCGCACTCCGCCGCTGGCCGGCGAGCCTTCCCCGTACCGCCCGACCACACGATCTCGGCCAACTCGCCCAGCCCACCCGGCCGGAGCCAGGTCGAGAACCGGGGCGGCGGCGCGAGGCCCGGCCCCCGGGCCCTGTGGGTCAGGCTCCCGCCTCCGCCGCCTGGAGCACGCGGCGCGCGACGTTGACCGAGTCCACCAGCGGGTGCAGCGCCACGGCGCGCAGCGCCGCCTGG includes these proteins:
- a CDS encoding 2OG-Fe(II) oxygenase, producing MTSTTPLTAAVHDADWDALTEEMNAHGSALTPRLLDRDQCREIAAWYDEPGRFRSTIDMGRYGFGFGQYRYFDHPIPEPVAALRAAFYPYLLRIARDWATKLRRTAPWPETLDAWLDACHAAGQTKPTPILLRYGKGGWNALHRDLYGDLVFPLQVVIGLDEPGTDYTGGEFLLVEQRPRAQSRGTATLLPQGHGLIFTTRDRPVRSTRGFATAPMRHGVSLVRSGHRHTLGLVFHDAA
- a CDS encoding histone deacetylase; the protein is MGGVSTPRRPDRAAGPTSLGDRLWYVAYGSNLHAARLACYLGGGVPPGGTVAHVGCRDPRPPERSLPVMLPGCLYFATRSPRWGGGRAFHDPDATGETAARAYLLTRSQFSDIAAQEMYRAPGSGRDLDLTEVVAAGRASVGPGRYETLVCPGALDGLPMVTFTAPWRVGELPPLAPSAPYLRHLAAGLREAHGWSAARAARYLAACSGAAGHWAEPDIAALLTAPEEAGAGPASVADAGPPRAGPLPR